From the Zonotrichia leucophrys gambelii isolate GWCS_2022_RI unplaced genomic scaffold, RI_Zleu_2.0 Scaffold_644_28742, whole genome shotgun sequence genome, one window contains:
- the LOC135441897 gene encoding zinc finger protein 586-like, translating to MVNEQLHDGEKSYKCLECGKSFRQSSTLISHQMIHTGEWPYECGECGKGFSYRSTLVTHQCIHTGERPYECPQCGKRFRTSSNLLQHQRIHSEGRPFLCPDCGKGFNCNSNLVTHRHIHTGERPYKCPQCGKRFQSSSNLLLHERIHTDERPFHCPDFGKRFSLNSTILKYRHIHTGERPYECPQCGKSFTSSSHLTRHQWRHQ from the coding sequence gagcttcaggcagagcagcaccctgatcagccaccagatgatccacactggggaatggccctacGAGTGcggggagtgtgggaagggcttcagttACAGATCCACCCTTGTGACCCACCAatgcatccacactggggagaggccctatgagtgtcctcagtgtgggaagaggtttcggaccagctccaatctcctccagcaccagcggATTCACAGCGAGGGGaggcccttcctctgccctgactgtgggaagggcttcaactGCAACTCCAACCTCGTCACCCACCGgcacatccacactggggagaggccctacaagtgtccccagtgtgggaagaggtttcagagcagctccaatctcctcctTCATGAGCGGATTCACACGGATGAGAGGCCCTTCCACTGCCCTGACTTTGGGAAACGCTTCAGTCTCAACTCCACCATTCTCAAATACCGgcacatccacactggggagaggccctacgagtgcccccagtgtgggaagagcttcaccagcagctctcacttGACCAGACACCAATGGAGGCACCAGTAA